Proteins from a single region of Leuconostoc gasicomitatum LMG 18811:
- a CDS encoding glycoside hydrolase family 1 protein, which yields MSEKNFLWGNSVSSMQTEGAWNVDGKGPSVYDVKAADEKSSDWKVAIDEYHRYDEDFELMANAGMNCYRFQISWSRVIPDGDGEINEAGLQYYERFIDSLIKHDIVPVVCLYHFDMPLTLAKKFNGLISDHVREAFVRFSKIVIERFSEKIQYWIPFNEQNCMTFEEGFQNSGYLSGSKSIQDLYKISANSLIAYAKIADFVHSFPNMKVGGMVAYQEMYPASQSPEDVMYTRKAMEFVNEDFLSFFATGQRSPEVINYMKRNNLSSLNDDINQCLLDYPNMTSDFLAFSYYYSLVIDSQLIIDKTEPNHFMTQGKITNHHLETSDFGWQIDAVGFRNTIIKMHNRFMLPVFPAENGIGAFETWHGTGRIEDDYRIAYHKDHINEMMKAIQIDGANVMGYLGWGLIDIPSSKGNVEKRYGFVYVNRSNHDIKDLKRIPKKSYFWFKEFIQEKNTVLRKAY from the coding sequence ATGAGTGAAAAAAATTTTTTGTGGGGTAATTCTGTTTCAAGCATGCAAACTGAGGGTGCTTGGAATGTAGACGGAAAGGGCCCGTCTGTTTATGATGTAAAAGCAGCCGATGAGAAATCTAGTGATTGGAAGGTGGCGATTGATGAGTATCACAGATATGATGAAGATTTTGAATTGATGGCAAATGCTGGAATGAATTGTTACCGCTTTCAAATTTCGTGGTCACGTGTAATCCCTGATGGCGATGGTGAAATAAATGAAGCGGGATTGCAGTACTATGAACGCTTTATCGATAGTCTAATCAAACATGATATTGTTCCTGTTGTTTGTCTATATCATTTCGACATGCCGTTGACCTTGGCAAAAAAATTTAATGGTTTAATTAGTGATCATGTCAGAGAAGCATTTGTTCGGTTTTCCAAGATTGTTATTGAGCGATTTTCTGAAAAAATTCAGTATTGGATACCCTTTAATGAACAAAATTGTATGACTTTTGAAGAAGGATTTCAAAACTCTGGTTATCTATCTGGATCAAAAAGTATCCAAGATTTATACAAAATTTCTGCCAATTCATTAATTGCTTATGCTAAGATTGCTGATTTTGTCCATAGTTTCCCTAATATGAAAGTTGGCGGTATGGTTGCTTACCAAGAAATGTACCCTGCTTCTCAATCGCCAGAGGATGTGATGTACACGCGTAAAGCAATGGAGTTTGTTAATGAAGATTTTTTAAGTTTCTTTGCTACTGGCCAACGTTCTCCGGAAGTAATCAATTACATGAAACGCAATAATTTGTCATCACTTAATGATGATATCAACCAATGCTTGTTAGATTATCCTAATATGACTAGCGATTTTCTAGCTTTTAGTTATTATTATAGCTTAGTTATTGACAGTCAGTTAATTATTGACAAAACTGAACCAAATCATTTTATGACACAAGGAAAGATTACGAATCATCATTTAGAAACATCAGATTTTGGTTGGCAGATTGATGCCGTTGGTTTTAGAAACACGATTATAAAAATGCATAATCGATTTATGTTACCGGTGTTTCCCGCCGAAAACGGGATCGGCGCTTTTGAGACATGGCATGGTACCGGCAGAATAGAAGATGACTACCGCATTGCGTATCATAAGGACCATATTAATGAAATGATGAAGGCGATACAAATAGATGGTGCTAATGTTATGGGCTACTTAGGTTGGGGGTTAATAGATATCCCTAGTTCCAAAGGGAATGTTGAAAAAAGATATGGATTTGTGTATGTTAATCGTAGTAATCATGACATTAAAGATCTGAAAAGAATTCCCAAAAAAAGCTACTTTTGGTTTAAAGAATTTATACAAGAAAAAAACACAGTATTGAGAAAGGCGTACTGA
- a CDS encoding GntR family transcriptional regulator, which produces MSLYQEIAKHLRQKIEDGNYQPGEALPRQTDLASEYNTSRVTIQKALDMLFNDNLIIRKQGSGTFVSPTYSSALDIISSQYGGTTQLFSGKADVSTQVLHFEIRLPTNEESKQLNISTTVPVYDIYRLRKLDQEPYELTKSIMPLSVISNLTQEVAEHSIFSFIQNDLKMAIGSAVRRISADKATDDDIKYLDCLKEDPILQITQTVSLKDGRIFEYSHTRHRYDKGSIVVFNKVPLS; this is translated from the coding sequence ATGAGTTTATACCAAGAAATAGCAAAACATTTACGACAAAAAATAGAAGATGGCAATTATCAACCTGGCGAAGCATTGCCTAGGCAAACTGATCTTGCTAGTGAGTACAACACTTCTCGTGTAACTATCCAAAAAGCTTTAGACATGCTTTTTAACGATAATTTAATTATTAGAAAACAAGGTAGTGGTACCTTTGTATCCCCTACCTATTCTTCTGCATTAGACATCATTTCATCACAATATGGTGGCACAACGCAACTTTTTTCCGGAAAAGCCGACGTGTCCACTCAAGTTTTACATTTTGAAATTCGGCTGCCAACTAATGAAGAAAGCAAACAACTAAACATTTCAACAACAGTGCCTGTTTACGACATTTATCGTTTAAGAAAATTAGATCAAGAGCCATATGAGCTCACTAAATCAATTATGCCGCTATCTGTTATTTCAAACTTAACTCAAGAAGTAGCTGAACACTCAATCTTTTCATTCATTCAAAACGACTTAAAAATGGCGATAGGAAGTGCTGTTCGGCGTATAAGTGCAGATAAAGCAACTGATGATGATATAAAATACCTTGATTGCTTGAAAGAAGATCCTATTCTACAAATTACTCAAACAGTGAGCTTAAAGGACGGGCGTATATTCGAATATTCTCATACACGCCATCGATATGATAAAGGTAGTATTGTTGTTTTCAATAAAGTGCCTTTATCATAA